In Chelonia mydas isolate rCheMyd1 chromosome 19, rCheMyd1.pri.v2, whole genome shotgun sequence, the following are encoded in one genomic region:
- the SMIM12 gene encoding small integral membrane protein 12: MWPLLWMTVRTYAPYVTFPVAFVVGAVGYHLEWFIRGDSPQPAEEEKSISERREDRKLQEIAGKDLTEVVSLKEKLEFTPRAVLNRNRPEKS; encoded by the coding sequence ATGTGGCCCTTGCTGTGGATGACTGTGCGGACGTATGCCCCTTATGTCACCTTCCCTGTGGCCTTTGTGGTGGGGGCAGTGGGCTACCACCTGGAGTGGTTCATCCGTGGTGACTCCCCGCAGCCAGCTGAGGAGGAGAAGAGCATCTCGGAGCGGCGGGAGGACAGGAAGCTGCAGGAGATTGCGGGCAAGGACCTGACCGAGGTGGTGAGCCTCAAGGAGAAGCTGGAGTTCACCCCCAGGGCTGTGCTGAACAGGAACCGTCCAGAGAAGAGTTAA